The Metabacillus schmidteae nucleotide sequence TAATTGGTCCAGGGGGACAGGTTCCTTGTCCCAATTAAATGGGACAAGGAACCTGTCCCTTCGGACCTTAATTTGGTTCTACGGTAACTTCATCAATGTTCTCTAAAATCCGCTTTGCCATTAGTTTGTATCCGCTTGTGTTTGGGTGGAATTGATCTTTAGATAATAATTCTATGTCAGAATCACTAAATAAATCTGAGGTGGGGATATAATTTACATTTTCAAATTGTTCGGTAACGGCTTCACTAGACGCATTCCAATCGTTAACAATCATTTGTAATTCCTTAATGTCGCCAAAATAATGTTCGAATGGATTATAAAAACCGATTAAATATATTTTTGTGTCAGGATTTATTTCATTAACCTTGTCAAGAATGGCTGTTAATCTTTCGAGATAGCCTGTTTTTGCTTGGTCAAATTGATCTACTTGAAGATTCATAATATTATTTTTTACTACTTTCATTATATCGTTAGCCCCAATTGTAATTAACACAACATCAGCTTGTTGAATGGATGCTTCGATTTCTTTCTTTTCTAGACGTTTTAATAATTGATCTGTTCGATTTCCTCTTTTCCCATAGTTTTCAATGGAAATATCTAAATTATTTTCTTTAAACGTATTCGTTAAGATCCCGACATAACCGCCGTTTTTTGTTTCATCTCCAACACCTTGAGTAAGGGAATCACCTATGGCTACTACATTTAGATCTTTTTCAAATAATTTGATTACACCTTCTACTACTCCCTTAACCTTTTCCCTAATTCCTTCCGTTTTTGTGTCCTCTTTATCACTCTCACCATCTACTTTTTCCTTCTCTTCGTCTTTTGCCATTTCAACAGAAACATCCTCAACCACTGCCTCTTTCTCACGTTCTGTTTCTTTAGAATTTTGGTTTTCTTCCGCTAAAGATTGTTCTGTATTTTCATTCGAATCTGTCTCTTCATTCATAATTTTTGTTTCGACAGATGCCGGTTTCGTTTGATTAGAATCTGAAAGAAAGAAGTAAAGGCTAAAGGACACCACTAGCAAACTAACAATTAGGATCAATATTTTCTGTTTCACCATGTTTAACACACCTAACAATTTATAGTACTGTTTTAACGATTTTTTTATTGTACATGAATAATAACCAAAACCTAAAATAATAAACATCGTTTTTTAGTATATATATGTTATAGTTCACGAACATTGAATCGTTTCTTATCCATTGTACTATAAATGTTTATAAACACTTCTAGGAAATTATACCCTTAGACACACGATCCGGTTTACTGTTTCCCGATTTTTCAGGAGCGCTTTCCTGTATGATGTCCCGCTTTACAAGCTTTAACGTTGCTACGATTAAAAAGCTAACAATGACTAATAATAGCCATGAACTTACCTTCCCTAAATGAACCAGGCTCCATGCATCTGTTTGGTTTGGATATTCCCACGCTCCAAAGTACGTGGCAATATTTTCGGCGATCCATATAAAAAAACCGATGAGTACAAAAGAAAGTGCGAGCGGCATACGGTATCGAGTTCCGTTTACCTCATATGTGACCACTGATTGCCAAAAGACTACTATTACAAGTCCAGATAACCACCAACGAATGTCAATCCAATAATGGTGGGTGAAAAAATTCAAATAAATCGCAGCTGCCAGAGGCACAACGACCAAAAACGGCGGCCACTTATCCAGTTCGACCTTAAGCCTCCTCCACGCCTGGCAAAGAAAACTCGCTACACTTGCATACATGAAACCGCTATACAAAGGCACTCCAAAAATTTTAAAGAACCCTTCCTCCGGATAGGACCATGACCCCATATGTACTTTAAAAAGTTCCAGAGCAAGCCCGATAATGTGAAACAGTGTAAT carries:
- a CDS encoding DUF817 domain-containing protein — protein: MRALKQLAYFGWEQALSCLFPVVIFVSLAITKFISLPFLPRYDWLLIICLFMQWWMVRSGLETRDELKVITLFHIIGLALELFKVHMGSWSYPEEGFFKIFGVPLYSGFMYASVASFLCQAWRRLKVELDKWPPFLVVVPLAAAIYLNFFTHHYWIDIRWWLSGLVIVVFWQSVVTYEVNGTRYRMPLALSFVLIGFFIWIAENIATYFGAWEYPNQTDAWSLVHLGKVSSWLLLVIVSFLIVATLKLVKRDIIQESAPEKSGNSKPDRVSKGIIS
- a CDS encoding SGNH/GDSL hydrolase family protein gives rise to the protein MVKQKILILIVSLLVVSFSLYFFLSDSNQTKPASVETKIMNEETDSNENTEQSLAEENQNSKETEREKEAVVEDVSVEMAKDEEKEKVDGESDKEDTKTEGIREKVKGVVEGVIKLFEKDLNVVAIGDSLTQGVGDETKNGGYVGILTNTFKENNLDISIENYGKRGNRTDQLLKRLEKKEIEASIQQADVVLITIGANDIMKVVKNNIMNLQVDQFDQAKTGYLERLTAILDKVNEINPDTKIYLIGFYNPFEHYFGDIKELQMIVNDWNASSEAVTEQFENVNYIPTSDLFSDSDIELLSKDQFHPNTSGYKLMAKRILENIDEVTVEPN